A single Sporosarcina sp. FSL W8-0480 DNA region contains:
- a CDS encoding phosphodiester glycosidase family protein — protein MHKRKQLSKLSTLLLVIFLLIPNLALAETPNTTAAPITESTKISQGVQYESTNTIVNNEAQAFKQLIVDLNDPFTTIDVSIPTPLSKLATTTSQANAYTALGQQVAGAINGSFFWGSDQGYLPMYLIAYRDRLMNAGIIASGRDQYVNQPIAFGIDSTNKGKIDSYNLSLSFNHNGQDYPITSTDKHRSNDNLILYTPLYPKPTTETNALGIELVIEGVTGGTALNFGETVTGKVTKIRERNNPTASTIPKDGFVLSAHGEAMQLIKDIGIGETISITADIDDKWKGASFMLTSGPELVKDGKVNLGIDPNSDRATERAPRTAIAIDKTGTKVFMVTVDGRQSGYSRGQNMREFAEYLVSIGAHQALNLDGGGSTTMAVRKPGDFNVSLFNKPSDGRERSVSTALFAVSKAPVGTPTTVGAHLSKPGVYLKGTKGSVLVDYVMDNYYNPVTFNKADVKLSSPQGLISTNGLEFTAQKAGAGSITAQYNNATANIPFEVVESIHTVQPSSPSFEVRKNGSTTLTVKAFDAKNREVIFDPALVKWSAADSIGTITANGTFTAGSKEGTGSVTATLGGKTISIPVTITGDYSRVDKMESLNNWTASATNGKATLSMNSDKEPAFEGNGSLKLTYDFTGTTGTSAAYIDAKTPVSLTGTPVKITARVYGDAGNTWLRGRIQDGQGKEYVVDFTPENGLKWLGWNYVTATIPAGVTGNLSLKQIYIAQPTDSLKTKGSIRIDDLKAVFANSYKEALFKDTGLTFRAEGEITSLVNQGVIAGFADGNFGPYEELTRQQAAILLARALKLPTDNVTDPGFEDMAPTMTFYKEVAAVANAGIINGKEKGTKFDPNGKLTRAEMAAILQRGFKLPLSDKNHFTDSNGSFAKDAINSLAFNNITQGIGGGKYGPAQNISRADFSVFLHRTMAIK, from the coding sequence TTGCATAAACGTAAACAACTGTCGAAACTCAGCACCCTACTTCTTGTGATTTTTCTATTAATACCAAATCTCGCATTAGCAGAAACACCAAATACGACAGCGGCACCTATCACGGAATCTACTAAAATCTCACAAGGTGTCCAATATGAATCTACGAACACAATAGTAAACAATGAGGCTCAAGCATTTAAACAGTTAATCGTTGACCTGAACGACCCATTCACAACAATCGACGTCAGCATTCCGACGCCGCTTAGCAAACTCGCAACTACTACAAGCCAAGCAAACGCATACACTGCATTAGGCCAGCAAGTAGCAGGTGCGATCAACGGTTCATTCTTCTGGGGATCTGACCAAGGCTACCTACCAATGTATCTCATCGCCTACCGCGATAGACTCATGAACGCGGGAATCATCGCATCCGGTAGAGACCAATACGTCAACCAACCGATTGCATTCGGTATCGACAGCACTAATAAAGGAAAGATAGATTCGTATAACTTAAGTCTATCATTCAATCATAATGGACAAGATTACCCGATCACTTCAACGGACAAGCACCGTTCGAATGACAACTTAATCCTTTATACACCACTTTACCCGAAACCAACTACTGAAACTAACGCACTTGGAATCGAACTCGTCATTGAAGGCGTTACAGGCGGAACAGCCCTTAACTTCGGGGAAACAGTAACAGGTAAAGTAACAAAAATCCGGGAACGCAACAACCCGACAGCTTCCACTATCCCGAAAGACGGATTCGTCCTGTCAGCACACGGGGAAGCGATGCAACTTATCAAGGACATCGGAATCGGTGAAACAATCTCCATCACTGCCGATATCGACGACAAATGGAAAGGCGCATCATTCATGCTTACGTCCGGTCCTGAACTTGTCAAAGACGGCAAAGTGAATCTTGGAATCGATCCGAACAGTGACCGTGCAACGGAACGCGCACCACGTACGGCGATTGCGATCGATAAAACAGGAACAAAAGTATTCATGGTTACTGTAGACGGAAGACAATCCGGCTATAGCCGTGGACAAAACATGAGGGAATTCGCGGAATACCTTGTGTCGATCGGCGCGCACCAAGCGCTTAACTTGGATGGTGGCGGCTCCACGACGATGGCTGTCCGTAAGCCTGGGGACTTCAACGTCTCCCTATTCAATAAACCATCAGACGGCAGAGAGCGCTCCGTCTCCACTGCACTTTTCGCAGTATCAAAAGCACCAGTAGGGACACCGACAACAGTCGGAGCACATCTGTCAAAACCTGGAGTCTATTTAAAAGGGACGAAAGGTTCAGTTTTAGTAGATTACGTGATGGACAACTACTACAATCCAGTCACATTCAATAAAGCGGATGTCAAGCTAAGCTCACCTCAAGGGCTAATCTCAACAAACGGCCTTGAATTTACAGCTCAAAAAGCTGGAGCAGGCTCAATCACTGCTCAGTACAATAACGCAACAGCAAATATACCTTTTGAAGTAGTTGAATCTATCCATACAGTTCAGCCTTCAAGCCCGTCATTCGAGGTTAGAAAAAATGGCTCAACTACATTAACTGTAAAAGCTTTCGACGCTAAAAACAGGGAAGTCATCTTTGACCCGGCTCTCGTTAAATGGAGTGCAGCTGATAGTATCGGGACAATCACGGCAAATGGCACATTCACAGCGGGATCCAAAGAAGGCACAGGCTCTGTAACAGCAACATTAGGCGGCAAAACAATCTCCATACCAGTAACAATTACAGGCGACTACTCCAGAGTGGATAAAATGGAATCCTTGAACAACTGGACAGCATCAGCAACAAACGGTAAAGCAACACTTTCAATGAACAGTGATAAAGAGCCTGCATTCGAAGGTAACGGCTCATTAAAGCTCACATATGATTTTACTGGAACAACAGGAACTTCAGCTGCTTATATCGATGCGAAGACACCCGTAAGCCTAACTGGTACTCCAGTTAAGATCACAGCTCGTGTCTATGGAGATGCAGGTAACACTTGGCTACGTGGACGCATCCAGGATGGCCAGGGCAAAGAGTACGTTGTCGACTTCACGCCGGAAAACGGCTTGAAATGGCTTGGCTGGAACTATGTGACAGCTACTATCCCTGCAGGTGTAACTGGTAATCTATCACTCAAGCAAATTTATATCGCACAGCCGACAGACAGTCTGAAAACAAAAGGCAGCATCCGAATCGATGACCTGAAAGCGGTCTTCGCGAACAGTTACAAAGAAGCTCTCTTCAAAGACACAGGACTCACGTTCCGTGCTGAAGGTGAAATCACGTCACTCGTGAACCAAGGCGTCATTGCAGGCTTCGCTGACGGGAACTTCGGTCCATACGAAGAGTTGACGAGACAGCAAGCTGCAATCTTACTGGCAAGAGCACTTAAGCTACCAACAGACAACGTGACGGATCCAGGTTTCGAAGACATGGCTCCGACAATGACGTTCTATAAAGAAGTGGCGGCTGTCGCAAACGCAGGCATTATTAATGGGAAGGAAAAAGGAACGAAATTCGACCCGAACGGTAAGTTGACTCGTGCTGAGATGGCGGCCATCCTACAAAGAGGATTCAAGCTACCGCTTAGCGACAAGAATCACTTCACGGACAGCAATGGCAGCTTCGCAAAAGACGCTATCAATTCCCTGGCATTTAACAATATTACCCAAGGTATTGGCGGAGGGAAGTACGGACCTGCGCAAAACATCAGCAGAGCTGATTTCTCGGTATTCTTGCATCGTACAATGGCAATAAAGTAA
- a CDS encoding O-antigen ligase family protein, with translation MNLNLREMAVPIIGVLLLAVALVIPNTMIAYGISLLLAIAALFRPKQAILFLLIYFPLRSFLIELSPGLKLVGDLIIVFAFLRVLWDSRKDLKSIFRFELFEWAFIAFIVMGTVSAFLSGVVLTAIIFQIRAFVIMFLLLYIVKRLDITKRDIMNFLAVTLFVTVVLIIQGLVEKLSARSLLMPDQWVNRQLSKNNASRIYGLVNNPNVFAVYLTISGILIYYLKTLLPKTKLQWVLNIVLVVLAGTWILTYSRGTWIAFIIGIVIYFLFTRNWKFVLKSGIAVALGFILITVPITKAASWISSNTEIGEIVRTGTPEPGETFAIESTRIKETFQSDTFEKSKTTGRLFIVYKGLEIFKDYPVIGTGFGTFGDSASKVYSSPYYSQYDVRFNIYSDNQYIQVITQNGAVGVLLFAVFLLGMLAVFWMRRKQSDKAIPMLALLISVYWCGFIYNIWEDKTFTMYFYILTAVFLAYTSKKTTRLQ, from the coding sequence ATGAATCTTAACCTTAGAGAAATGGCCGTGCCAATCATTGGGGTTCTACTCTTAGCCGTGGCGCTTGTCATTCCGAATACAATGATTGCCTATGGCATCTCGCTCCTCTTAGCAATCGCGGCATTGTTCAGGCCCAAACAGGCCATTTTATTTTTGCTTATCTACTTCCCGCTACGCTCATTCCTGATCGAACTAAGCCCGGGATTAAAACTTGTGGGCGACCTAATCATCGTCTTCGCCTTCCTCCGAGTACTTTGGGATTCTCGAAAGGACTTGAAGTCGATTTTCCGATTCGAACTATTCGAATGGGCTTTTATTGCGTTCATCGTGATGGGAACCGTCTCTGCATTCCTATCAGGCGTCGTCCTGACAGCAATCATTTTCCAAATCCGCGCATTCGTAATCATGTTCCTTCTATTATATATCGTTAAACGATTGGACATTACGAAACGGGATATTATGAATTTCCTTGCCGTCACTCTATTTGTCACAGTCGTATTGATCATCCAAGGACTCGTCGAAAAGCTATCCGCCCGTTCACTCCTCATGCCGGATCAATGGGTGAATCGCCAGCTTTCGAAAAATAACGCAAGCCGTATCTACGGACTTGTAAACAATCCGAACGTGTTTGCCGTCTATTTAACAATTTCTGGCATTCTTATTTACTACTTAAAGACACTACTTCCGAAGACGAAGCTTCAATGGGTGCTTAATATCGTTCTTGTCGTGCTTGCAGGTACATGGATACTTACGTATAGCCGTGGTACATGGATTGCCTTCATCATCGGAATTGTCATCTACTTCCTGTTCACAAGGAATTGGAAATTCGTATTGAAATCAGGAATTGCAGTTGCGTTAGGCTTCATCCTAATTACAGTACCTATAACAAAAGCTGCATCATGGATCAGCTCGAACACTGAAATCGGTGAAATCGTACGTACAGGTACACCTGAACCAGGCGAAACTTTCGCTATTGAGTCAACACGCATCAAAGAAACATTCCAGTCGGACACATTTGAAAAGAGTAAGACAACTGGACGCTTGTTCATCGTCTACAAAGGTCTCGAGATCTTTAAAGACTATCCGGTAATCGGAACAGGCTTCGGTACATTCGGGGACTCGGCTTCAAAAGTATATTCGTCGCCATACTATAGCCAATACGACGTCCGTTTCAATATCTATTCGGACAACCAGTACATCCAGGTCATTACTCAGAACGGTGCTGTAGGCGTATTGCTATTTGCTGTATTCCTATTAGGCATGTTAGCCGTGTTCTGGATGAGACGTAAGCAGTCGGACAAAGCCATCCCGATGTTAGCTTTACTCATCAGTGTCTACTGGTGTGGTTTCATCTATAACATCTGGGAAGACAAGACATTCACGATGTACTTCTACATCCTGACAGCAGTCTTCTTGGCTTATACATCAAAGAAAACTACGCGTTTGCAATAA
- a CDS encoding DUF4855 domain-containing protein, with the protein MKKRLQQLGFVITIICLSIIGTSTAQASTFKDVSYQYWAYKDIQFAAQHNVIRGFSDGYFRPGFDIKRKDAAVMLTRVLDLYELNEEPTPVEDLLPTSPGYKEIMIALENNWLSLDKGYFHPDEPLTRDEMSKMLATAYGYEGKGASQFFDVPYEDPYFLFIDAIAFEEVTTGYNDGTFRPSETVTRGQFSAFLYRVYQKPVAYEVRNDGELVEVVQNVDDAIELALYYPKGTVHPQSNKFNKYPQTIAAADKTNLNSGVLIYNGFNETEKFSTNFFNQYLKTKLKDGERKDMFDTFVILGLRYNENNDQFVDGPSNHANYADWRTYIERTFAQDGAVVNLNSTARHLNRKVDVYIAIPYPKRNEPIIKFNGESAGSDVYARYDLANWYVKEVMERFETGKYENLNFKGFYWLSETVRTVDDEVIISSISSILKKNDKFFIYSPHATSTNFYKWKDYGFDAAFLQPNAFRSNINNKEERLHRAFLNAQIYGTGITIEIDSYHNDKAEQGVEAFDLYMDMSKRYGLDEKGMMFYQGVNMVERMATFENPIYKRWYEQLTETFFDKEKEQ; encoded by the coding sequence ATGAAAAAACGTTTACAGCAACTCGGCTTCGTCATCACCATCATATGCCTATCCATCATCGGGACATCAACCGCACAGGCATCCACATTCAAAGACGTTTCCTATCAATACTGGGCCTACAAAGACATCCAATTCGCAGCACAACATAATGTAATCCGAGGGTTCTCTGACGGCTACTTCAGACCTGGATTCGACATCAAACGAAAAGACGCAGCAGTCATGTTAACAAGAGTCCTCGATCTCTACGAACTCAACGAGGAACCAACACCAGTCGAAGACCTACTACCAACTTCACCCGGCTACAAAGAAATCATGATTGCACTCGAAAACAATTGGCTTTCACTCGACAAGGGCTATTTCCATCCTGACGAGCCACTAACTCGTGACGAAATGTCGAAAATGCTCGCAACTGCTTATGGATATGAAGGGAAGGGCGCAAGTCAATTTTTCGATGTGCCATATGAAGATCCTTATTTCCTATTCATAGACGCGATTGCATTCGAAGAAGTGACAACCGGTTACAACGACGGCACATTCCGTCCAAGTGAAACGGTAACGCGCGGGCAATTCAGTGCATTCCTTTACAGGGTATATCAGAAGCCGGTCGCTTACGAAGTGAGAAACGATGGTGAACTCGTCGAAGTCGTCCAGAATGTCGATGACGCAATCGAACTTGCCCTCTATTATCCAAAAGGGACAGTCCACCCGCAAAGCAATAAATTCAATAAATACCCGCAAACGATTGCGGCTGCAGATAAAACCAATCTGAACAGCGGAGTGCTCATTTACAACGGTTTCAATGAAACAGAGAAATTCTCTACAAATTTCTTCAATCAATACTTGAAGACGAAGCTAAAAGATGGCGAGCGGAAAGATATGTTCGACACTTTCGTCATTTTAGGGCTCCGATACAATGAAAACAACGACCAATTCGTAGATGGGCCATCAAACCATGCAAACTACGCAGATTGGAGAACCTACATTGAACGGACATTTGCTCAGGATGGAGCCGTTGTAAACTTGAATTCAACCGCAAGACATTTGAACAGGAAAGTCGACGTCTACATTGCAATACCTTATCCAAAACGAAACGAGCCAATCATCAAATTCAACGGCGAAAGCGCCGGAAGTGACGTATACGCCCGATACGACCTCGCCAATTGGTATGTAAAGGAAGTAATGGAACGTTTCGAGACAGGTAAATATGAGAATCTGAACTTCAAAGGATTCTATTGGCTAAGCGAAACAGTCCGTACAGTAGACGATGAAGTCATCATCTCATCCATTTCAAGCATCTTGAAAAAGAATGACAAATTCTTCATCTACTCACCACACGCGACATCAACAAATTTCTATAAATGGAAAGACTACGGCTTCGACGCCGCATTCCTCCAACCGAATGCATTCAGATCAAACATCAACAACAAAGAAGAACGATTGCACCGCGCATTCCTGAATGCACAAATATACGGTACAGGTATCACGATAGAAATCGACTCCTACCATAACGACAAAGCCGAACAAGGCGTAGAAGCATTCGACCTTTACATGGATATGTCGAAACGCTACGGCTTAGATGAAAAAGGAATGATGTTCTACCAGGGAGTGAACATGGTCGAACGAATGGCGACCTTTGAAAACCCCATTTACAAACGCTGGTATGAGCAACTGACGGAGACGTTTTTTGATAAAGAGAAAGAGCAGTGA
- a CDS encoding S-layer homology domain-containing protein, translated as MKKLIASIAAATLFVTGSLGLGLGTAKAEGFTDVKTTYEFYEPINYLASQGIILGKDGKFNPDGVVTRAEAAVMIARALKLPTENRATIFTDVGKSSFASGAIQSATDKGIIKGFTDGTFKPEEIVTRGEMAIFLTRAFELNEEEPMTFTDVPVSSAGYAYIPKLVAAGITQGYSKTSFGPENPVKRAHFAAFLARATNENLRLTVNACGYNPASKVNPDRQTLNCLVTKEARKANVPPEIAKAIVEVESGWKHFLSNGEPLISHDNGIGLMQLTNRTEFDTERLKYDIAYNIEAGIKVLSENFKRSDLPAIGTNDRRVLEHWYFAVMAYNGTKPKNSPFYQETGERNPTAYQERVYGKLSNGFVTTNIKSINMSINDFTYDGSTTDNIEFNTKAFTMTGNGTLSAELLKEGSVVKYTGKGLRSKATSNSDLTEIKDGAFTIIGGPVYDTDPKSPNNYIWYPVKTTVNGKVVTGFIAAPYIISPVTVHY; from the coding sequence ATGAAAAAATTAATAGCATCTATCGCAGCGGCCACTCTTTTCGTTACAGGTAGCCTTGGCCTTGGCCTCGGTACTGCCAAAGCGGAAGGTTTTACTGATGTAAAAACCACTTATGAATTCTATGAACCTATTAATTATTTGGCCAGCCAAGGGATTATTTTGGGCAAGGACGGAAAGTTCAATCCGGACGGTGTCGTAACACGGGCGGAGGCGGCGGTCATGATTGCAAGAGCTCTAAAGTTACCAACGGAAAATAGGGCAACCATCTTTACTGACGTCGGCAAATCAAGCTTTGCATCAGGTGCAATTCAATCTGCCACTGATAAAGGGATTATCAAAGGCTTTACAGACGGTACATTCAAGCCCGAAGAAATAGTGACAAGAGGGGAAATGGCAATCTTCCTTACAAGAGCATTCGAATTGAACGAAGAAGAACCGATGACATTCACGGATGTCCCGGTCAGTTCCGCGGGATATGCATACATCCCCAAACTTGTTGCTGCCGGAATAACTCAAGGCTATTCGAAAACAAGTTTTGGTCCGGAAAATCCGGTCAAACGTGCACACTTCGCTGCATTCCTTGCACGTGCGACAAACGAAAATTTACGCCTAACAGTAAACGCTTGCGGCTATAACCCAGCAAGCAAAGTGAATCCAGATCGCCAGACATTAAATTGCCTCGTGACAAAAGAAGCAAGAAAAGCGAATGTTCCACCAGAAATTGCAAAGGCTATTGTTGAAGTCGAAAGCGGTTGGAAACATTTCTTAAGCAATGGCGAACCATTAATCAGTCATGACAACGGTATCGGTCTGATGCAATTAACGAACAGAACCGAATTCGACACGGAACGCCTAAAATACGATATCGCATACAATATCGAAGCGGGCATAAAGGTCCTGTCTGAAAATTTCAAGCGTTCGGACCTTCCGGCGATTGGCACAAATGACCGAAGAGTACTGGAGCACTGGTACTTCGCAGTCATGGCCTATAACGGAACAAAGCCGAAAAATAGTCCGTTCTATCAAGAGACTGGCGAAAGAAATCCGACCGCCTACCAAGAAAGGGTCTACGGCAAACTTAGCAATGGCTTTGTAACAACAAATATCAAATCCATCAACATGTCAATCAATGACTTCACATACGATGGCTCGACTACTGACAACATTGAATTCAATACGAAAGCCTTTACGATGACGGGGAACGGCACGTTATCTGCTGAACTTCTTAAAGAGGGCTCGGTCGTCAAATACACTGGTAAAGGCCTAAGATCAAAGGCAACTTCCAACTCGGATCTTACTGAAATAAAAGACGGCGCATTCACGATTATTGGTGGACCAGTCTACGATACGGATCCAAAATCACCAAACAACTACATCTGGTATCCGGTGAAGACTACGGTTAACGGAAAAGTGGTAACAGGTTTTATCGCGGCTCCATATATTATTAGTCCTGTGACAGTACATTACTAA
- a CDS encoding S-layer homology domain-containing protein, translating to MTKTNFSSKVLKSTMIGAVALTPVLAVGAGTVNAADAKPIGADAQKQINDLINNLDKAFDNLKAADPNKNDPEKSKEAQLREARKLIKEQLEKKDYSQDVLKDKSDTNAKTVVDALFKFLTSSVTAVDMKAAFETFTDEVSDETLKKAFGQEAYADDLRDLFILYLVDVQKEVLSTMDDEGSQFDKFIDALFEVSYTNAKYKPIKDGVNKSLDKLQTGITLAEIVSEAKITPTQKATFKELAAEYNKIVNPDTGDGDGGNNSGGGGVVIPPTPPTTGDNSVEVDSGAIDSNPQLVIDAINNADKVDELVVNAPAGATEANIPGTILNALSKKNSNAVIVLQFGDVAYELPVDAFDLTAIAKDLDVASAELKLNVSVTKVDNPLAGKAAYKVLADAFDFNVSVGAPGGKSVALNVFPTPIKRSLPASADLNPLTTVGVTVDAKGNVTAVPTYVTDGKKSANLYRSTNSVYTLIEHSKSFTDITAGTSWAEEFINPLASRMVVNGVTATEYAPTKMITRGEFAAILSRGLGIVAMDKSANVFADVSASQAFNKNGEIAAVVEAGIVAGFTDGTFRPYEEITRDQAAIMISRAIDYVGADKVTFDTKKALTAFKDNKDIGAASRTHVERVYQAGLLDGYLDDTFRPNADANRAQMAKIIYNFLAEIKFIN from the coding sequence ATGACAAAGACAAATTTTAGCTCTAAAGTTCTAAAATCAACAATGATCGGTGCCGTAGCATTGACACCAGTTCTTGCTGTTGGTGCTGGAACTGTAAATGCGGCAGATGCTAAACCAATTGGTGCTGATGCCCAAAAACAAATCAATGACTTGATTAACAATCTGGATAAAGCTTTTGATAATCTTAAAGCTGCTGACCCGAATAAGAACGATCCAGAAAAAAGTAAGGAAGCCCAATTACGTGAAGCGCGTAAATTAATTAAAGAACAACTTGAAAAGAAAGATTATTCTCAAGACGTTCTAAAAGACAAATCTGACACTAATGCAAAAACTGTAGTGGATGCATTGTTCAAATTCCTTACTAGCTCAGTTACTGCAGTAGATATGAAAGCTGCTTTCGAAACATTTACAGATGAAGTATCAGATGAAACATTGAAAAAGGCATTTGGACAAGAAGCTTATGCTGATGACTTGCGTGACCTTTTCATCCTATATTTAGTAGATGTTCAGAAAGAAGTTTTGTCTACAATGGACGATGAAGGATCACAGTTTGATAAATTCATTGATGCATTATTTGAAGTATCTTACACTAATGCAAAATATAAGCCTATCAAAGATGGTGTAAATAAGTCCCTTGATAAACTTCAAACGGGAATCACTTTAGCTGAAATTGTTTCTGAAGCGAAAATTACCCCTACACAAAAGGCTACATTTAAAGAATTAGCTGCTGAATACAATAAAATCGTCAATCCGGATACGGGTGACGGCGATGGCGGTAACAACAGTGGCGGAGGCGGCGTAGTAATCCCACCTACACCACCAACAACTGGAGACAATTCAGTTGAAGTTGACTCTGGCGCAATCGACAGCAACCCTCAATTAGTTATCGATGCTATCAACAATGCAGATAAAGTCGACGAGTTAGTCGTTAATGCACCGGCAGGCGCAACAGAAGCTAACATTCCTGGAACTATCTTGAATGCACTTTCTAAGAAAAACAGCAATGCTGTAATCGTTCTTCAATTCGGTGATGTAGCATACGAATTGCCAGTTGATGCATTTGACCTAACTGCAATCGCTAAAGACTTGGATGTTGCTTCTGCTGAATTGAAACTTAATGTTTCAGTAACAAAAGTGGACAACCCACTTGCAGGCAAAGCGGCTTACAAAGTACTTGCAGACGCATTTGACTTCAACGTTTCTGTTGGGGCACCAGGTGGCAAGTCTGTAGCATTGAATGTATTCCCAACACCGATTAAGCGTTCACTACCTGCTTCAGCTGATCTAAACCCACTAACAACAGTTGGTGTAACAGTTGATGCAAAAGGTAATGTTACTGCAGTGCCGACATATGTAACTGACGGTAAAAAATCTGCGAACCTTTACCGTTCTACAAACTCTGTTTATACATTGATCGAACACTCTAAGTCATTCACGGACATCACTGCAGGTACAAGCTGGGCTGAAGAGTTCATTAATCCATTGGCTTCCCGTATGGTAGTTAACGGCGTAACAGCTACTGAGTATGCTCCGACTAAGATGATCACTCGTGGTGAGTTCGCTGCTATCCTTTCTCGCGGTCTTGGTATCGTAGCTATGGATAAATCAGCAAACGTATTCGCAGATGTATCTGCAAGCCAAGCGTTCAACAAAAACGGCGAAATCGCTGCAGTCGTTGAAGCTGGAATCGTAGCTGGTTTCACTGATGGCACATTCCGTCCATACGAAGAAATCACTCGTGACCAAGCGGCAATCATGATCAGCCGTGCAATCGACTATGTTGGTGCTGACAAAGTGACATTTGACACGAAGAAAGCATTGACAGCATTCAAAGATAACAAGGATATCGGTGCAGCTTCACGTACGCACGTTGAGCGCGTTTACCAAGCGGGCCTACTTGACGGCTACCTTGATGACACGTTCCGTCCAAACGCAGACGCTAACCGTGCACAAATGGCGAAAATCATTTACAACTTCCTTGCGGAAATCAAATTCATTAACTAA